A single Balaenoptera ricei isolate mBalRic1 chromosome 13, mBalRic1.hap2, whole genome shotgun sequence DNA region contains:
- the VAX2 gene encoding ventral anterior homeobox 2, with translation MGDGGAECDRGTSRPESRSGRGGDRGGAEDSSADAGGRSPKETAGTSASSPAGSRESGADSDGQPGLGEADHCRRILVRDAKGTIREIVLPKGLDLDRPKRSRTSFTAEQLYRLEMEFQRCQYVVGRERTELARQLNLSETQVKVWFQNRRTKQKKDQSRDLEKRASSSASKAFATPDILRLLEQGQLLSLPSAPSLLTLTPGPPRLPASHRGASLGDPRTSSPHLTPLTSASASPPLPPPPPALCFCTAPLPDLPAAYELGSSAFEPYSRLDGRVGSPGGGKKASA, from the exons CCTCACGCCCGGAGTCGCGGAGCGGGCGCGGCGGGGACCGCGGCGGAGCGGAGGACTCGAGTGCTGATGCCGGCGGCCGCAGCCCAAAGGAGACTGCCGGGACCTCCGCCTCCAGCCCCGCGGGCTCCAGGGAGAGCGGCGCCGACAGCGACGGGCAGCCGGGGCTCGGAGAGGCAGACCACTGCCGCCGCATCCTGGTGCGAG ACGCCAAAGGAACCATCCGGGAAATTGTCCTGCCCAAGGGCCTGGACCTGGACCGGCCCAAGCGGAGCCGCACATCCTTCACAGCTGAGCAGCTGTACCGCCTGGAGATGGAGTTCCAGCGCTGCCAGTATGTGGTGGGCCGTGAGCGCACTGAGCTGGCCCGTCAGCTGAACCTCTCGGAGACCCAG GTGAAGGTCTGGTTCCAGAACCGCCGCACCAAGCAGAAGAAAGACCAGAGCAGAGACCTGGAGAAGCGGGCGTCCTCCTCGGCCTCCAAGGCCTTCGCCACCCCCGACATCCTGCGGCTGCTGGAGCAGGGCCAGCTGCTGTCCCTGCCCAGCGCCCCCAGCCTTCTGACGCTGACCCCCGGCCCACCGCGCCTGCCTGCCAGCCACAGGGGCGCCTCCTTGGGTGACCCCAGGACCTCGTCCCCGCACCTCACCCCGCTGACCTCAGCCTCAGCGTCGCCCCCGCTGCCGCCCCCTCCGCCCGCCCTCTGCTTCTGCACCGCCCCGCTCCCGGACCTGCCTGCCGCCTACGAACTGGGCTCCTCGGCCTTCGAGCCCTACAGCCGGCTGGACGGGAGAGTAGGCAGCCCCGGCGGCGGCAAGAAGGCCAGCGCTTAA